A single region of the Raphanus sativus cultivar WK10039 chromosome 1, ASM80110v3, whole genome shotgun sequence genome encodes:
- the LOC108820337 gene encoding membrane protein PM19L: MAGEQMKPVASLLLVLNFCMYVIVLGIGGWAMNRAIDRGFEIGPDFNLPAHFAPIYFPMGNAATGFFVTFALLAGVVGAASTISGLTHIRSWTVGSLPGAAMAATIAWTLTVLAMGFAWKEIEFQVRNAKLRTMEAFLIILSVTQLLYIAAVHGVKKPT; the protein is encoded by the exons ATGGCGGGTGAGCAAATGAAGCCTGTTGCTTCTCTACTTCTGGTGCTCAACTTCTGCATGTATGTGATTGTTCTAGGGATTGGAGGATGGGCCATGAACAGAGCCATCGACCGCGGATTCGAAATCG GACCTGATTTCAATCTTCCAGCACATTTCGCCCCAATTTATTTTCCGATGGGAAACGCAGCAACAGGGTTCTTTGTGACATTCGCGTTGCTTGCGGGAGTAGTTGGTGCAGCTTCCACAATCTCTGGCCTTACCCACATTCGTTCTTGGACCGTGGGAAGCTTACCGGGTGCAGCCATGGCCGCAACTATTGCATGGACCCTCACAGTCCTTGCCATGgg ATTCGCCTGGAAAGAAATCGAGTTTCAAGTGCGAAATGCAAAACTG AGAACCATGGAGGCGTTCTTGATCATACTCTCAGTCACACAGCTTCTTTACATCGCTGCTGTTCACGGCGTGAAGAAACCTACTTAA
- the LOC108820214 gene encoding uncharacterized protein LOC108820214 — MPPGAKKRKALKKKQQQQQQEEAIGTSTNNKRFNGDNLHGNDEQGSQDDRESDSTLSSPVSQENQEFGVTKDPSSSLVLKEKDTTTKEISDVTHQGLGPKSGNDVAVERGTDDNDNIVEKSPISSNGNSTQDSCGDSVEEIAPVVDSVSQVVIPDKSERAETSTHSNLVKQKSDEKKEYQSLEKENGKESTLPGSANGTSGNVESARESEAPVSSEENRLLLPAPPAVRTSWLSCCGLFDAVTGSDR; from the exons ATGCCTCCCGGTGCGAAGAAGAGAAAGGcgttgaagaagaagcagcagcagcagcagcaagaaGAAGCGATTGGAACAAGTACGAACAATAAGAGGTTCAATGGCGATAATCTCCACG GAAATGATGAACAAGGAAGCCAAGATGATAGGGAAAGTGATAGCACTTTGAGTTCCCCTGTTTCTCAAGAGAATCAAGAATTTGGTGTCACAAAAGATCCATCATCTTCTTTGGTGCTGAAGGAGAAGGACACTACTACTAAAGAGATATCAGATGTTACTCATCAGGGACTAGGACCCAAAAGTGGAAATGACGTCGCTGTTGAAAGAGGAACGGATGACAATGACAATATTGTGGAGAAATCTCCCATTTCCTCTAATGGAAACTCTACTCAGGATTCTTGTGGTGATTCAGTTGAGGAAATCGCTCCTGTTGTCGATTCTGTCTCCCAAGTAGTGATTCCTGATAAGAGTGAGCGTGCTGAGACCTCAACACACTCAAATCTGGTCAAACAGAAGTCTGATGAAAAGAAAGAGTATCAATCTCTGGAGAAAGAAAACGGTAAAGAGTCTACTCTTCCAGGGTCTGCTAATGGAACAAGCGGAAATGTAGAGAGTGCAAGAGAATCTGAAGCTCCAGTATCCTCTGAGGAAAAT CGTCTTTTGTTGCCTGCCCCACCAGCTGTCCGAACTTCATGGTTAAGTTGCTGCGGTTTGTTTGATGCAGTGACAGGATCTGACAGATAA
- the LOC108851796 gene encoding eukaryotic translation initiation factor 4E-3 translates to MAVEASSLSAIMAEEENLDPNTTNLIRFEKHLPVIRAIRGGEEGPSKEQKIACGGNGYVWKKSKPTTVIQRSHAFQRSWTFWFDNPSSKSYQATWGSSLRTLYTFATIEEFWSLYNNMHPPTKWVHGSDLYCFKREIEPKWEDPVCANGGKWTMMFPKATLESSWLNTLLALVGEQFEHGDEICGAVLNFRMRGDKICVWTKNAANEEAQLSIGKQWKELLGCNEIVGFIFHEDAKTLDRNAKPRYTV, encoded by the exons atggcGGTTGAGGCTTCTTCACTATCAGCGATCATGGCGGAAGAGGAGAATCTCGATCCCAACACCACGAACCTTATCCGCTTCGAGAAGCATTTGCCGGTGATTCGCGCTATCCGCGGCGGCGAAGAAGGTCCGTCGAAGGAGCAAAAGATCGCATGCGGCGGAAATGGCTACGTGTGGAAGAAATCAAAACCAACCACCGTAATCCAACGCTCGCACGCCTTCCAGAGATCTTGGACCTTCTGGTTCGATAATCCTTCCTCGAAATCGTATCAAGCCACATGGGGAAGCTCTCTCAGAACCTTGTACACATTCGCTACCATCGAGGAGTTCTGGAG TCTTTACAATAACATGCATCCTCCAACCAAGTGGGTTCATGGGTCGGATCTTTACTGCTTCAAACGTGAAATTGAACCCAAGTGGGAAGATCCTGTTTGTGCTAATGGAGGGAAGTGGACTATGATGTTCCCTAAGGCTACACTGGAATCCAGCTGGCTTAACACG TTACTTGCATTAGTAGGTGAGCAGTTTGAGCATGGAGATGAGATTTGCGGGGCAGTTTTGAATTTCAGAATGAGAGGGGATAAGATCTGTGTATGGACAAAGAACGCTGCTAATGAGGAAGCTCAG CTAAGCATTGGAAAACAGTGGAAGGAACTTCTTGGTTGCAATGAAATAGTCGGATTCATATTTCAT GAGGATGCAAAGACTCTTGATCGTAATGCTAAACCTCGGTATACTGTATGA